Proteins encoded within one genomic window of Haematospirillum jordaniae:
- the speE gene encoding polyamine aminopropyltransferase, with protein MTRIFSETLHRGYAQTMAIEGDMLADERSSFQHIQIFDTPSVGRVMVLDGNVQITERDEASYSEMLTHLPILETGTVKRVLIIGGGDGAVAEEALKHPDLHVDMCEIDERVVALCKTHLASVHKGVFDHPRFTLHVRDAFDFMREGENRGAFDLIVADRPDPIGPAEVLFRTEFYELLRESLTDTGVVVFQNGVPFFQPEELSGTLAQLRQVFSHSGCYLTVTPTYVGGFMALTWGSRGTALGSAPRHVVEERFRHSTIQTDYYNVDIHAAAFMLPEWIRRLTHR; from the coding sequence ATGACCCGCATATTCTCCGAGACTCTTCACCGCGGTTATGCCCAGACAATGGCCATAGAAGGTGACATGCTGGCTGATGAAAGGTCGTCTTTCCAGCATATCCAGATTTTTGACACGCCCAGTGTCGGGCGCGTCATGGTGCTGGACGGGAATGTCCAGATTACCGAAAGGGATGAAGCCAGTTATTCCGAGATGCTGACCCATCTGCCAATTCTGGAAACGGGCACCGTGAAACGTGTGCTGATCATTGGCGGTGGCGATGGCGCCGTGGCCGAGGAAGCCCTGAAGCACCCTGATCTGCACGTTGATATGTGCGAGATTGATGAGCGTGTTGTTGCCTTGTGCAAGACGCACCTTGCCTCTGTCCACAAGGGGGTTTTTGACCATCCACGCTTTACTCTGCATGTGAGGGACGCCTTTGATTTTATGCGGGAGGGTGAGAATAGGGGGGCTTTTGACCTGATCGTTGCCGATCGTCCTGATCCAATTGGACCTGCTGAAGTGTTGTTCCGGACAGAATTTTATGAACTGCTGCGAGAATCTCTGACCGACACCGGTGTGGTTGTATTCCAGAATGGCGTTCCCTTTTTCCAGCCCGAAGAACTCTCTGGAACCTTGGCTCAGTTGCGTCAGGTATTTTCGCACTCGGGTTGTTACCTGACCGTAACGCCAACGTATGTCGGCGGCTTTATGGCCCTGACCTGGGGATCACGTGGAACGGCCTTGGGGTCGGCCCCAAGGCATGTGGTGGAGGAGAGATTCCGCCACAGCACGATACAGACCGACTATTACAATGTTGATATACATGCGGCTGCTTTCATGTTGCCGGAGTGGATCCGTCGCCTGACGCATCGTTGA
- a CDS encoding type III PLP-dependent enzyme — protein MSHLYASAQEAVGTLRPRDPLMLIRPRVIAARAARLVGAFPGHVMYAVKCNHTPSVLDALYAGGIRHFDVASLTELRTVKARFPGVECHYMHPVKSHDAVREAYFEHGVRMFALDHVDELEKILAATDNALDMTLVVRLDMPYGQAMMCLSGKFGASVADSVLLLQRIQSTGNCAGLTFHVGSQCVDTAPFVEAVRLCGQVIQAAGVPLSVLDIGGGFPGIYTGEEPEFELFCHAIAPEVQALDLPGSCRLYCEPGRALVADGASVITRVELRRDTKLYLNEGTYGSLAELKYLGNCFPMQLFRNASRDFSTASMQGFDLYGPTCDSVDTMPGPFWLPSDVQVGDWIEIGRLGAYSAALMTRFNGCASVTPVLVDDAEVLPVCSVVSLKDLRRRAA, from the coding sequence ATGAGCCACCTTTATGCTTCCGCACAGGAAGCAGTGGGGACACTTCGTCCACGCGATCCACTTATGTTGATCCGCCCTCGCGTTATTGCGGCCAGGGCGGCCCGCCTTGTCGGGGCTTTTCCCGGGCATGTGATGTACGCTGTGAAGTGTAATCACACGCCGTCTGTGTTAGATGCCTTGTATGCAGGTGGGATTCGTCATTTTGACGTTGCCTCTCTTACGGAACTTCGCACAGTGAAAGCCCGTTTCCCCGGGGTTGAATGTCACTACATGCATCCAGTCAAAAGCCATGATGCTGTGCGTGAAGCTTATTTTGAGCACGGCGTCCGTATGTTTGCGCTCGATCATGTCGATGAGCTGGAGAAAATTCTGGCTGCGACGGATAATGCTCTGGATATGACGCTGGTTGTTCGTCTTGATATGCCCTATGGGCAGGCTATGATGTGCCTCAGCGGAAAATTCGGTGCCTCGGTTGCGGACAGCGTCCTGTTGCTTCAGCGTATCCAGTCCACGGGGAATTGTGCCGGTCTCACCTTCCACGTTGGTTCGCAGTGTGTTGATACGGCTCCTTTTGTCGAAGCGGTTCGGTTGTGTGGGCAGGTTATTCAGGCTGCGGGCGTGCCTCTCTCCGTCTTGGATATTGGTGGTGGATTTCCCGGAATCTATACAGGAGAAGAGCCTGAATTCGAGCTATTTTGCCATGCCATTGCTCCCGAGGTTCAGGCGCTGGATCTCCCTGGAAGCTGCCGTTTGTACTGCGAGCCAGGTCGTGCCTTGGTTGCGGATGGGGCGTCGGTTATTACCCGCGTGGAATTACGTCGTGATACCAAGCTTTATCTGAACGAAGGAACGTATGGTTCCCTTGCCGAGTTGAAGTATCTTGGCAATTGTTTCCCGATGCAGCTTTTCAGAAACGCCTCTCGTGATTTCTCGACAGCATCCATGCAGGGGTTTGATCTGTACGGTCCGACCTGTGACAGTGTGGATACCATGCCGGGGCCATTCTGGTTACCGTCGGATGTTCAGGTCGGTGACTGGATCGAGATTGGTCGGCTTGGTGCCTATTCTGCGGCCTTGATGACCCGGTTCAATGGATGTGCATCAGTAACCCCGGTTTTGGTTGATGATGCAGAGGTTCTGCCTGTCTGTTCGGTGGTTTCGCTGAAGGATTTGCGAAGGCGCGCGGCCTGA